tatatttgaaaaataaaaaggaacaaagaaaatTCATGATTGTCTCTAATCTATGCAGCTTGCAGTTGATTGAGCTTAATAGGTTTTCTTGTTCGTGGCCTGAATTTAGTCATCAGAAGATAAACCTGAACCTGCTTAGCCATATTCTCTTCTGCGAATTTGAGGGAAGCGAATCAAATCAAGAGTTCTACCAGGCACCAGCTGAGGGATAGATTTTGCTCGAAGTGGTGACGACAATATAATGAACCCAACTCAATAATCTCTCCAAGGTTGTCGTTCGATCATTTGCTCATCATCTTGTGAATCGACCGAGTGAAGGAAACATTACAAGTGTAAATTAGCTTGAAAATGTACGAGGACCTGGGCTTTTGATCATTAATGCGGTGTGTCATGTTCATTTCgtttcatataaattttatttaggtGTAAATTTATTCCACTTCCATTACAACATGTAAATTTATTCTACTTCCTTTACTACATGtttaattttccttttattaatttttctagaAGAAGTTTGGACGAATAAACAAAGAAGAGATTACCTGTTCTCTCTTGTTTGAAGAGGGATAGTAAAGTTTACTCTTTTTGACACCATGAAGAATAAAGAAGAATTATCATATCCTTTATCAAAGTTGAGAGAAGATGAACATCATAATTCAGTGACTTGAATTTTGTTGTATATAcatatttgaattttgaaccATACAGTGTCGATTTATAATACACAAAATTACGTGAGAACCCAACAGCTAGAGAATTTCACATCATAGACATGCTAGAATGGTAAATGAATTTTGTTTTCCCTGTCATTTATGCTGCTTCAAGTGTAAGATCTTTTGATCCATCGGTCCTCATTGCCCCCACAAAAACCTGATTTTCTGAAACATCCCGAAGCTTGAGATTTGACAAGGCATCACTGAGTGAGTCGGTGGATACCAAATTACCTGTTTCTCCTGATGTACTGCTAACTCCAATCCTTGGAACTGAAGGTTGGAGGTCGTCACTTCCTACTTCAAACTCTAATTTCTTGAACTCCTCTTCAACATCTTCATCCTCAATACCAGCATATGATGGAGTTGATTCTGCAATTGTAAGGGCCAAATATCACATgccaaagcaaaaataacatcTTTTGaactaaaaatttataaagCCTGACTGCCAAATTACCTGCTGGTATCAGCTAAAGCCTATATGTACaaatgagagagagaaagagaaagagagagagaatacCCAGAGCCTTTTCAACTTGTTTTTGAGAATCAATACTCTCCTCAAGTTCTTCCAAACAGAGATCAACTTCCTCCATAGTTATCCTGTTTTGCTTCATCGCTTGAGCTCCAATTTGGATGGCCTCAGTTACCTGGCATGAAAGGGGGAAAAATCTGAAATCTGATTTCTTctaagttcttttttttttttttttttctctaaatgtTCCCCTAATTTACAACTCTAAAATTCATCATGAATCAAAAAATTAGTTAACCGAATTGACAtgaaaaaaagatgaaaaattgACAAGTTACAGATGAAGCTCATCTTAAAATCCTTTAAAGCAACAATTACCTTCTTTGTAGATTCAGCATTCATTATAGCATTAAGAATCTCCTCCACTCTGTTCAGAAGCGAAGTGCATTTTTCTCTACTTTCTGAGGCCAACTTCATCTCCCTAGCATGCCTTATGGCCATTTTCTTATTTCCAGACTTCACATACACCAACGCCGATTTCCTTGATCTGCATTTAGAAAAAAAAGACATGtaataaataaaacttgtttatcaATCCACCCACAAAGTGATTGCTTATAGATCCTATTTCATTTGTTCATGGTATCAAAGAATGTTACACAACTGTTTCAATTGCTGCTATAGTGTTATCTCATATGgtttaataaaatgataaaataatgaTTATGGCCTTGGTAGGCCAGAATTTCATGCTGGTCCAAGTTCACATGAAATTCAACCCTTACCAGTACTTGGCACAAAAAATAGTTGCTGCTGTCCTTGCTAATTTAGTTTGAGGTGAAATAATTATATTGGGTCTCAACCTCCATGCAATATATTGTGTAAGCAAGGAAGAGACAGGAGTTACATTTCATAACGCCGATCAATCAAATCAATTTGCTGCTGAAGCTTCTCTGTTGTCCATATCAAGTGCAGAACATCATAATCCAAGCTTGAGATGGTAGGCACTGGTGCTGGTGATAGGGAAACTTTAACGCCCTGCAAGAAAGTAATTTAACGCAATCTTATAGTGATTATGCAACACTGCAATAATCTCCACCACTGAGCTAGCATCCTAGTGTTATACCTCTATCAGTTCCTTCTTATTAACTGAGAGaaattgtgctttccctagtccAGACAGATAACTCAAAACTGCAGATGCTTCATTTGGTCCTCCACACATATCCTGGAACTTCCTCATAGTAACAATGCATGAAGATGTCCAATGACTTTGAGATAAAAGTTTGATAATTTCAGTAGCTTTTTCCTATATATCaaataaggaaaaaaagaaaaaaaaaaaaagatttcacACAATCACATAACTTCAATAATCAAACATCaaagtaatataaaaaaaaatagagattggaagtttgaaaaaaaaaaagtgacacTTAATGGTGCAGAGATCAGGAAAAAACACCGATTAAATATCATGAAACGAGATGACAATTAAggaaaatgaatacaactccaAAAGTGACATCAAAGGGTCAATCAAGTACCTAAGCCGGATGAATTTGgatgaaatatattatttttctaacgATATAAAAATAAGAACCGACTCAGCCCAAGACAACagagatgaaaagaagaaattgAAACCAGATGATGAAACAAAGGATAAAGCAACTTCGAATGGCACACCTTCAATAAAGCTGTAAGAATGACACTATCTTCCAGCATTAAGTCCAGGGTTGTGGTTGATTTAACCACCAAATTTCTTACTTTTCTAAATAACTGGGAGAGTCGCCCACTTGTAGGATCCACAAAATCAACACTTCGTACAACATCACCTTCACTATAcattaaaaactgaaaaataacaatataaaaaaatacggATAGAAAAGGTAAATAAACGAACTAATTGGAAAATAAGTATACATTCATTGAAGAAGCTCACCAGTACATGATCAAGGCATAAAGGGGTCAATCCTCCTCGATTAAACCACTCATTTTTCACCTTCATATTTAacccaaaaattaaacaaaaaaatgaGCACAAATTAACAATAAGAAAGCAGTTAGCAATGGCGCAAGTATGAGTTCAACCAAACGAgactgaaagaaaatgaagtGTTAGAAAATTGAACCTGAGAAGGTCCAATAAGGAAAATGCCCAGATGGCGAGCAATTTTGAGAATCAAATCCCTCCAAAATAGGTATTTGGATTCCCAATCGGATCTTTGGCCGCTAAATGCTTTGAATCGAGCTGTGGCGATCACTTCGTCGTCCCAATCAGGGAATTCTTTCCTTATAAATTCTCTCACAACACTAGAATCCATTTATTTAGGATTCTAGGGCAAAGCGGGCCTCTGTTTATTGAATTTGAATCGAATTCCCGCCACTGAAGACAATTTGTTCGTGATTGCTCTAGGTTTCTGGAGAGGGAAGAGAATTGGAGATATCCAATACCAACAATGGCGGGCGGATCTGGATGCTCCGTCGGATGGTACTGAAAGCCAAAGTACCCAACTGCAAAGCCCGACATGACCAAAGCCAAGTCTAAGCCATAGTGACATCGGAATATATAATtagatatattaaataaatattcaattcatttctattcatttatttagaattaatttaaatataatagagtttaattgaaattttttatattaaataaattaattataaaatttaagttaatttaatttatttatcattcttattatttttaaattaaatataaataattatttttataaataaaaatcattatcacatctattaaaaacattattaatatttttataacattttaaatttaaattttacataattttttaccattaaaaaataaaaattattttttttaaattaacaaaatcatataataaatttttaatattaattataaatatattaaatattaataatcactattaaattaaaataattttttaaaaaaataattattatttaaaaataaaaaataaatttaaaattaaaataaaaaaataaataaatttaagagttaATTAAGTAATATGCAATTTAATGAGAGTACTTAATCACTTCTCTTTAAAAATATGTATACAAAATAAGTTTTCCATTCTCTGGTGTTCTGCGAAAAGATTTTTGAGGAACTTATTCTTTTGAATTTTCTAGTCTGTGGagttataaaataattgatttataCATTTTCCTATTTAAAGAGAAGTTttagtttttaatgaaaatttatttttaaaaaaaaataaatttttaaattttaaaaatcttattaaaactTCTGGATTTTCTATACATAGTAAGTCTTGAAAGGTACTGCATGTAGGCAATTATAggagtgagcattcggtcggttcggtttaaaattgaatcgaactgaataaactaaaaattaaaattttagtttttatgaaaattgaatcgaatcgattttgatcagaaactgaatcgaatcgaatcggtctgattcggttcgattcgattaggtttgatcggtttcaatttttaataattttttttattttttacactttatttttaatattttaaaatttaattaaaatattttaattttaatatgatttaatttctctatattattgaaaaaacatattattattattaatcggttcgattcgatttttttgatttttttctgatcaaaatcgaaccgaaccaaaatcgaaccgaacagaaataaccgaaatttctaaaattaaaaattgaatcaaatcgaaatgtataaaaaatcgaatcaaatttttaaatcaattcaattcaatcaattttttcggtttgaactgaatactgctTGCCCAAGGCAATTATGGCAAAGTTTTATCTCAATGGAAGGGTCGAGAATTATTGACATTATTGTCATTTtcaattggaaaaaaaattcaaattcaccCTTAAACTTTTATTCAATAGTTAATTTAGCTCCTAATATTTGTTTGGAGTCAAATAAGCCCTTCAAAACTTTAATAATGGTCTAATGAAGTCCTAATTTAACAGTGTTACTAAGTAAAGCTTGATAAAATACTTGttcaatattaaataatataaatattgtttaataattttttttaaaaaagaaacaatttcTTGATTCTTCAATCTATCTCCATATTTCTTCAAATTGCTTTAATGTTTGGGAGTACGTGATTTTGAAAATCTAAATTTTGGAAAAGAAATTGATTAGGTGAAGGAGGATCCAATAATATTTTACTTGTGATGATTTTCATCTTCACCAAAGCAAAAATCATTTCTGTAGCTATCTGTTACTGAACAATCCTCATTGTTTTGGGTAATGGGTATTTGATAAatcacccttttttttttcactataaTTTCCCTTGGCAAATTGGGTTTAATTAGGCTAGACTTGATTTTATTTAGGAGTTGATGGGTCTAATTGACCACGAACAgacattattaataatataattaatttaaaaattattatgttaATTCAGATATTCATTGGATAAATTCAAGGCATTGAGCAAATGAAAGaagaaaattatgaattttataagcaacataaaaaaaataagggcATTCAATGCTAAATCTTGAAGTTGATATTactcataattaataaattgagaaaaatctaaaataatgCAGAGTTGGTGTTAATGGAAGGGAAGGGTCCCATAATTGCATGATTATTAGAAAGGCTATGAAACTCCAACAAACGTCAAACAAATTCCAAAAACTTCAAAGTCCAAGATTCAAGGCCCACACGAAGAAACCCTAATCTTGCTAGAAAGAGATTGTAGATTTGCTATCGCTGTCTCAAGAAATTAGTGATTCATAACGTATAAATAATTGGGTCCTAATATCGTAATAGATATACACAAgatttaaaagaattttatgaattttttatttaattgaattgagtaataaaaaatttcacagtaaaaaaatttaatctatAAAGTATGAGAATATTCTATCTTCAAAATTCGTATTATAATGAGATATTGAATTTGGACGCGACCGACTTTTGTGATCGAAAGAAACTCATCTCTATATAAATCGAGTGAGTCAGATACGATACGATAAAATTAAGGTAAAGTGTCAACCTCCAACACACTAGTCGTTTTCTTAGTATATCACCGGGATCATGAATGTATAtatagtaaaataaattaacgTAACCGTACATGATAGACATGTTATAAATTATCCGGCTCTATATTTTTTAGTCGACTGCACATCATTAATGAGTCGTTTGACACACTTATAAGAAGATATTCTCGTCCAGTCCGATAAGACATGACACAAGAGATGTTAAAATAATCAGAATTATATATATcacttatttaatttaaaagaaagatCGGACTCTTTCTCTCCCACACTCATATAGAAACTCTCCTACACATTctctattttctcttttaaattttttttttctctttttctctctgttttatttttttttacactattaaaaaaattttaaattttatttgagcgTCGAAAGATCTCTATCGGAACATTCCAATATATTTctgatctattttttttatattttgtatatTATGTTTTCAAATGGAGTATGAAAAGATCATATAAAATCTTAAAGATAATTTTTACTTATCaaatcaattataatttattgatctgcttattaaattaaattacagtaatttttaatttattaatgacAAAAATTGCAAATTAATCAAAAGAAAAAGCAttgattaattttatcaattttttttattcggctcaaattatataaattactttttatatgataatttatttattaactaattagtatattcctatttaatatgtattctgaagataaaactaattaatttcaAGTATAAATCAGtaatatgaattatttaatttttagtgaaTTAATATGAATGAGAAGTTCATTAGGAAAAAAATGaacaaaatttattgattttgttATATATTCCTTAATAAACAACGTGAAAAATAGAAGTCACCCTAATTTTTATGGGGCAATGAAATATTtgttggaaaaaaaatatttaaaatggaaaatgaGCCAAAACGCATTTAATATCTATCCAGTTCTGAGAGAGTGCCGTGCAGGCACAGAACTGATGAGACATGCAGCCCGATTACAGCCTCAAAAAATGAAAATTCTAGTGATAGATGAGGCCATATCatccataaatttaatttgtcccCCACTCCATGCCCACCTAAGCAATGATATCATCATCAACTTTTGCCTCCATAACTGTGCATGGTGGTGAATACTGATACCCAGTAGATTATATAAACCAACTACAGCTGCTAATCTTTTCATATCATCAACTTCTTTAGCTAGCCCTTGATGATGGGTTACGCAGCGGTTGCGTTGGTGGCTCTGCTGATTGTTTTAATTGTTAGAAAGCTCTGGGAGGTGCTTAAGATTGTGGTGTTGAGGCCATATGCGATTACTAAGACCTTTGAAAAGCAGGGAATCAGAGGCCCACCTTACAAGCTTCTCTATGGTTGCCTTGATGAagtgaagaagatgaagaagctTGCAAATGAAAAAGTTTTGGATACGAATTGCAATGATATCACTAGCAGAGTTCTCCCACACTATCATAAATGGTTCTCCGAGTTCGGTCAGATCTCTTCCCACTTGTCTTTGCTTCTCTTATTAGCTACTTCAATCTGCATATTATTCTTAAAGAAATTTCTAGATGAAATACTAGtgcaatatttttaattatttatactgttattgtattaatttttatagtaataaaattaatattattgtaaattttttattgctaattataatatttattgtagtaaaaaataaatagaaatataaACCAAATTATATATGCACATATTTTTTTAcacatttatatttaatatcacTATTTAGTTTGgagtaaaaaataaagtgaTTGGTAAAATAGGtctttttaaatcaaatttaaaaattaaaaatttgatattttacaATTTGATTCCCAAAGGtctacaaatttaaaatttcaattcatctctttctaagttatttatttccgatttattcttctttttcatatttatttctatgttctccttaaaaaaagaaattgaagaattaaaattaaattaataaattcaataagTATTTAATAATCCCAAGAGTTGGTATTTTtcacaataaatattttttaaaccattttctttaatttttaatcggttaaaataaatatttatttattattcttaaAAAATGTTGAGAGAAGCCTCCTTGTTATCTCAATTAAGAGTCATCTAATTTTGTAGAATTTCCATTCCTTTCCTTTTCCTCCCtttgttaaattttattcagTTATGGGTAATTTTCATTGTCACAGGTGATACGCTGCTATACTGGTATGGTACACAGCCAAGAATCACAATAACAAACCCAGAGCTGGCCAAACAAATACTATCAAACAAGTTCGGCTTTTATGTCAAACCCAAGACAAGGCCAATTTTACGAAATCTCAtcggggatggattggtttttgCAGAGGGACTGGATTGGGTCAGGCACAGAAGGGTTCTCAATCCTGCTTTCTCCATTGACAAGCTCAAGGTCTCAAATTCAAcctttaatatatttatcatcaTCATGAGTTCTTTTTCATAAACTAGTGTAGAATTTTCCTTAATTTTTACGTCTATTGGTCTTGTGCCTAGCAGATTATGACAAAGAAAATGGCAGAATGCACCATTTCAATGCTTGATGAGTGGAAAATTCTTGCTGGATTGACTGAAGAGCAACGTATCAAGATAGAGATGAATGCAAATTTTCAGAAGCTTACTGCTGATATTATTGCCCACACTGCCTTCGGCAGCAGTTACGTCGAGGGAAAGGAAGTCTTTAAAGCCCTAAAAGAGCTTCAAACATGTTGCGTTGCTTCAGATACTGATATTTTCATCCCCGGTAGCCAGTAATAAACTTGAACCCTAACCATGTTCTAATTGTTTATTCAATCCCTTACACTTCCAGGCCAATATATTGATCTTCTTCTGATTCTGGGTCCTTGTAGGTATCTGCCTACGCCATCGAATCTTCAGACGTGGAAGTTAAGCAGGAAGCTGAAGAACTCATTGAAGGTTATCATAGAAAGT
The sequence above is a segment of the Manihot esculenta cultivar AM560-2 chromosome 5, M.esculenta_v8, whole genome shotgun sequence genome. Coding sequences within it:
- the LOC110615567 gene encoding uncharacterized protein LOC110615567 isoform X2, whose translation is MYCEGDVVRSVDFVDPTSGRLSQLFRKVRNLVVKSTTTLDLMLEDSVILTALLKEKATEIIKLLSQSHWTSSCIVTMRKFQDMCGGPNEASAVLSYLSGLGKAQFLSVNKKELIEGVKVSLSPAPVPTISSLDYDVLHLIWTTEKLQQQIDLIDRRYEISRKSALVYVKSGNKKMAIRHAREMKLASESREKCTSLLNRVEEILNAIMNAESTKKVTEAIQIGAQAMKQNRITMEEVDLCLEELEESIDSQKQVEKALESTPSYAGIEDEDVEEEFKKLEFEVGSDDLQPSVPRIGVSSTSGETGNLVSTDSLSDALSNLKLRDVSENQVFVGAMRTDGSKDLTLEAA
- the LOC110615567 gene encoding charged multivesicular body protein 7 isoform X1, with product MDSSVVREFIRKEFPDWDDEVIATARFKAFSGQRSDWESKYLFWRDLILKIARHLGIFLIGPSQVKNEWFNRGGLTPLCLDHVLFLMYSEGDVVRSVDFVDPTSGRLSQLFRKVRNLVVKSTTTLDLMLEDSVILTALLKEKATEIIKLLSQSHWTSSCIVTMRKFQDMCGGPNEASAVLSYLSGLGKAQFLSVNKKELIEGVKVSLSPAPVPTISSLDYDVLHLIWTTEKLQQQIDLIDRRYEISRKSALVYVKSGNKKMAIRHAREMKLASESREKCTSLLNRVEEILNAIMNAESTKKVTEAIQIGAQAMKQNRITMEEVDLCLEELEESIDSQKQVEKALESTPSYAGIEDEDVEEEFKKLEFEVGSDDLQPSVPRIGVSSTSGETGNLVSTDSLSDALSNLKLRDVSENQVFVGAMRTDGSKDLTLEAA
- the LOC110615953 gene encoding cytochrome P450 709B2, with the protein product MMGYAAVALVALLIVLIVRKLWEVLKIVVLRPYAITKTFEKQGIRGPPYKLLYGCLDEVKKMKKLANEKVLDTNCNDITSRVLPHYHKWFSEFGDTLLYWYGTQPRITITNPELAKQILSNKFGFYVKPKTRPILRNLIGDGLVFAEGLDWVRHRRVLNPAFSIDKLKIMTKKMAECTISMLDEWKILAGLTEEQRIKIEMNANFQKLTADIIAHTAFGSSYVEGKEVFKALKELQTCCVASDTDIFIPGSQYLPTPSNLQTWKLSRKLKNSLKVIIESRLSAKAATDGHYGDDLLGIMIESSVAEADGDSKVTPKLNMKEIMENCKSFFFAGHETTSSLLTWSVFLLSTHPEWHEKLREEVLKECGMGIPDADMLSKLKFVNMFLLEVLRLYCPVIMLIRKAPEDMKLGNLMIPKETCLTIPFVKIHRSKEYWGEDANEFKPLRFANGVSKAGKHPNALLAFSIGPRVCIGQNFAMLEAKTVVALILQRFSLSLSPEYKHAPIDHVTLHPQYGLPIIVKSLLR